Proteins co-encoded in one Campylobacter jejuni genomic window:
- the prfA gene encoding peptide chain release factor 1, translating to MLASKLDPFLKRFEELNSLLSSSDILNDISKMTTLSKEQKNLEPIVSKAKEYLKTLDNIEENKALLNDPELGELAKEELKTLEELKPKLEEEIKILLLPKDPNDERNIFLEIRAGTGGDEASLFVGDLVKAYARYAENRGYKLEIVNSSEGSVGGFKEIIMLVKGTGAYSRLKYEGGTHRVQRVPQTESQGRVHTSAITVAVMPEVDDIEIEINPNDLKVDVMRSSGHGGQSVNTTDSAVRITHIPTGIVVVNQDGKSQHKNKESAMKVLKARLYEMQESERLAKESEARKSQVGSGDRSERIRTYNFPQNRISDHRINLTLYRLDAIMQDGLFDEIIEPLITHHQAQALQEQNL from the coding sequence ATGTTAGCTAGCAAACTAGATCCTTTTTTAAAACGCTTTGAAGAGTTAAATTCTCTTCTTAGCAGTTCTGATATACTCAACGATATCAGTAAAATGACTACACTCTCTAAAGAACAAAAAAATTTAGAACCTATCGTTTCAAAAGCTAAAGAGTATTTAAAAACTTTAGACAATATAGAAGAAAATAAAGCTTTGCTAAACGATCCAGAACTTGGGGAACTTGCAAAAGAAGAACTAAAAACTTTAGAAGAATTAAAACCAAAACTTGAAGAAGAGATTAAAATTTTACTTCTTCCTAAGGATCCCAATGATGAAAGAAATATTTTTCTTGAAATTCGTGCAGGCACAGGTGGAGATGAGGCATCTTTATTTGTAGGAGATCTTGTAAAAGCTTATGCAAGATATGCTGAAAATCGCGGCTATAAACTTGAGATTGTAAACTCTAGCGAAGGAAGTGTAGGTGGATTTAAAGAAATCATCATGCTTGTTAAAGGAACAGGGGCTTATTCAAGACTTAAATATGAAGGTGGAACGCACCGTGTTCAAAGAGTTCCTCAAACAGAATCCCAAGGACGCGTGCATACTTCTGCTATCACCGTGGCAGTAATGCCAGAAGTTGATGATATAGAAATCGAAATCAATCCAAACGATCTTAAAGTTGATGTTATGCGATCTTCAGGACATGGTGGACAAAGTGTAAATACTACTGATTCAGCTGTTCGTATCACTCATATCCCTACAGGTATAGTTGTAGTCAATCAAGATGGAAAAAGCCAACACAAAAATAAAGAAAGTGCGATGAAAGTCCTAAAAGCAAGGCTTTATGAAATGCAAGAAAGTGAAAGACTGGCAAAAGAAAGTGAAGCAAGAAAATCTCAAGTAGGAAGCGGAGATAGAAGCGAACGCATTCGCACTTACAATTTTCCACAAAATCGTATCAGCGATCATAGAATAAATCTTACTTTATATCGCTTAGATGCCATTATGCAAGATGGGCTTTTTGATGAAATCATAGAACCTTTAATCACTCATCATCAAGCCCAAGCTTTACAAGAACAAAATTTATAA
- the chuA gene encoding TonB-dependent receptor, which translates to MHPNKKAFNLSLFALLLITNLNAQESNEAINLQKVVVSATGFEQDADSNLRNVISIEGKDLQNKGYVSLEQALERISGISFVNFGLGRNIDMRGQGNKSNIAVKVMIDGRAINVLDNSHGVTPLDSINLDNVERIEIIPGGGSVLYGSGTRGGVINIITKKQKSDAFAINLKSSAYDHGGLGGNLGINGAKQINENLAFSFDIQSFNLDGYQEGYNEKGYFINTKTYIDINDNSDLTLGYNYFKSKNTSSGYLTKAQAQSDPTQKGNSDNITQINRPEISLDYHYYFDDIWEFNLEAFWQNQKINYLKDEISMMGTTAYQNGSGFEDTLTGISLKNKLNYANNSYFIFGYEFTNHDAKRKSLVYYSVPGVINYHRMTTLMDMTKQSHSIFALDSHNFNEFFTLSGGARYEFSTYNTNRSYRNEMSMNGRPPSSNPIITDSTTLFDTDKNTNNFAFEITPNFKYSDTGNLYLKYERGFVSPTPAQFVNRNKTGNGIPPYYSSNLKAEIFDTFELGIDDFWWDFYGFNLTLFYTLSKDEISYLGNPHSTSGSWWKYYNIDQTRRLGVELSLSQNFLDDDLIFRESLTYLDAKISKGVNDGMRIPYVSKIKATAGLEYAWNKNFSNFVDLTYFSRAKDGGTINENTGKMSKNSWIRDYFLTDIGMKYNYKKLQILAGIRNLFDKRYYTYQDSINDQYLVGNGRNYYVEFKYAF; encoded by the coding sequence TTGCACCCAAATAAAAAAGCTTTTAACTTATCTTTATTTGCATTATTACTAATAACTAATTTAAATGCACAAGAATCAAATGAAGCTATCAATCTACAAAAAGTTGTTGTTAGTGCAACAGGTTTTGAACAAGATGCAGACTCAAATTTACGCAATGTAATCAGCATTGAAGGCAAAGATCTGCAAAATAAAGGTTATGTTTCCTTAGAACAAGCCTTAGAAAGAATTTCAGGCATTAGTTTTGTAAATTTTGGACTTGGACGCAATATAGACATGCGTGGACAAGGAAATAAGTCCAATATAGCTGTAAAAGTTATGATCGATGGGCGTGCTATTAATGTTCTTGATAATTCCCATGGTGTAACCCCGCTAGATAGTATCAATTTAGATAATGTAGAACGCATAGAAATCATACCTGGGGGTGGATCTGTGCTTTATGGAAGTGGTACTAGAGGGGGCGTGATTAATATCATTACAAAAAAACAAAAATCAGATGCTTTTGCTATAAATTTAAAAAGCAGTGCCTATGATCATGGTGGACTAGGTGGAAATTTAGGTATCAATGGCGCCAAACAAATAAATGAAAATTTAGCTTTTAGCTTTGATATACAAAGTTTTAACCTTGATGGATATCAAGAAGGTTATAATGAAAAAGGTTATTTTATCAACACAAAAACCTATATTGATATCAATGATAATAGCGATTTAACTTTGGGTTATAATTATTTTAAAAGCAAAAATACCAGCAGTGGCTATCTAACAAAAGCACAAGCTCAAAGCGATCCAACCCAAAAAGGCAATAGTGACAATATCACACAAATCAATCGCCCTGAAATTTCTTTGGATTATCATTACTATTTTGATGATATATGGGAATTTAACCTAGAAGCTTTTTGGCAAAATCAAAAGATCAATTATCTAAAAGATGAAATTTCTATGATGGGAACTACAGCTTATCAAAATGGAAGTGGTTTTGAAGACACACTTACAGGGATAAGTTTAAAAAACAAGCTAAATTATGCAAATAATTCTTATTTTATTTTTGGTTATGAATTTACAAACCATGATGCAAAAAGAAAGAGTTTGGTGTATTATAGCGTTCCAGGTGTCATAAATTATCACAGGATGACAACTTTAATGGATATGACTAAACAAAGCCATTCTATTTTCGCTCTTGATTCTCATAATTTTAATGAATTTTTCACTTTATCCGGTGGAGCTAGATATGAATTTAGCACTTATAATACCAATAGATCTTATAGAAATGAAATGAGTATGAACGGAAGACCGCCATCATCAAATCCTATAATCACAGACTCAACAACCCTTTTTGATACCGATAAAAACACCAATAATTTTGCTTTTGAAATCACCCCTAACTTTAAATACTCTGACACAGGCAATCTTTATCTTAAATACGAAAGAGGTTTTGTTTCTCCTACACCTGCTCAATTTGTCAATCGCAACAAAACTGGTAATGGAATACCACCCTATTATTCGTCGAACCTAAAAGCTGAGATCTTTGATACCTTTGAACTAGGTATTGATGATTTTTGGTGGGATTTTTACGGCTTTAATCTAACTTTATTTTACACTCTAAGCAAAGATGAAATTTCTTATCTTGGAAACCCTCATTCTACTAGTGGATCTTGGTGGAAATATTATAATATAGATCAAACTCGCCGTTTAGGAGTAGAATTAAGTCTGAGTCAAAATTTTTTAGATGATGATTTAATCTTTAGAGAAAGTCTAACTTATCTTGATGCTAAAATTTCTAAAGGTGTTAATGACGGCATGAGAATTCCTTATGTTTCAAAAATCAAAGCCACAGCTGGGCTTGAATACGCTTGGAATAAAAATTTCTCAAATTTTGTTGATTTAACCTATTTTTCTAGAGCAAAAGATGGTGGAACTATAAATGAAAATACAGGAAAAATGTCTAAAAATTCTTGGATAAGGGATTATTTTTTAACAGATATTGGCATGAAATATAATTATAAAAAATTACAAATTTTAGCAGGAATTCGCAATCTTTTCGATAAAAGATACTACACCTATCAAGACAGTATAAATGATCAATACCTAGTTGGGAATGGCAGAAACTACTATGTTGAATTTAAATACGCATTCTAA
- the chuB gene encoding FecCD family ABC transporter permease, producing the protein MLNLNTHSKILVIIGLLVAYIIASFIALCLGDENLNPKELFSYIFSQDEILRQIIIDGRLPRIIMAILIGMLLASSGAITQNVFSNPIADPYIIGIASAATFGAVLAYLLKLNDYYYGILGFVCSAFFALGVFKISSKASIATLLIIGIAASSFLGAFTSFFTYLIGEDSFKIVAWLMGNIGNASWFRVGILILPLIFCLFYFYAHKNELNILLSGDDEARNLGVNAQKLKINLLIVSSLAVSFAVAFSGLIGFVGLIIPHTIRLLLKNYDNALVIPLCTAFGGLFLLICDTLARTLLAPVQIPIGILTAFFGAPIFLYLALSARRFL; encoded by the coding sequence ATGTTGAATTTAAATACGCATTCTAAAATTTTAGTGATTATAGGGCTTTTGGTAGCTTATATAATCGCTTCTTTTATAGCACTTTGCTTAGGAGATGAGAATTTAAACCCAAAAGAACTTTTTTCATATATCTTTAGCCAAGATGAAATTTTAAGACAAATCATCATAGATGGACGCTTACCACGCATTATAATGGCGATTTTAATCGGTATGCTTTTAGCTAGTAGTGGGGCTATCACTCAAAATGTATTTTCAAATCCTATAGCTGATCCTTATATCATAGGTATAGCTTCTGCGGCAACCTTTGGAGCGGTTTTGGCGTATTTGTTAAAATTGAATGATTATTATTATGGAATTTTAGGTTTTGTTTGCTCTGCCTTTTTTGCCCTAGGAGTTTTTAAAATTTCTTCTAAAGCTTCTATAGCGACTTTACTCATTATCGGCATAGCAGCTTCATCTTTTTTAGGAGCTTTTACTTCTTTTTTCACTTATCTTATAGGCGAGGATTCTTTTAAAATAGTCGCTTGGCTTATGGGAAATATAGGCAATGCTTCTTGGTTTCGTGTGGGAATTTTAATCTTGCCTTTAATTTTTTGTTTGTTTTATTTTTACGCTCATAAAAACGAATTAAACATACTTTTAAGCGGAGATGATGAAGCTAGAAATCTAGGGGTAAATGCTCAAAAATTAAAGATAAATTTACTCATCGTCTCATCCTTGGCTGTATCTTTTGCGGTTGCTTTTAGCGGACTTATAGGCTTTGTTGGACTCATCATTCCTCATACTATAAGACTTTTGCTTAAAAATTATGATAATGCCTTAGTTATCCCTTTATGTACAGCATTTGGAGGATTATTTTTACTTATTTGTGATACTTTAGCAAGAACTCTTTTAGCCCCTGTACAAATTCCGATTGGAATTTTAACTGCATTTTTTGGAGCTCCTATTTTTTTATACTTGGCTTTAAGTGCTAGGAGATTTTTATAA
- the chuD gene encoding ABC transporter substrate-binding protein, with protein sequence MKKILIIMSLFLITLNAKERLVVLDPASIETLFMLKAEDQIVGIATLQHSNIYPKDQTSKLTSVGTFSNPSLEKIVALKPSLVILSSYSLNLEEGLKNFGIKSINLKAEHLEDITKNITTLGQITKKEKEAELLKQEFNQKFKKLSDKPLNKSAIYLYSSNPLMAFNDNSLIADILRLIGIKNLSPQSQISRPVISAEYILKQNPDILILGMNAKNNLLDTNALLKNTKAVKTGSIYFNKDTPILLRLSPKIIDRIQEFKTKLENNNF encoded by the coding sequence ATGAAAAAAATTTTAATTATTATGAGTTTGTTTTTAATCACACTAAATGCAAAAGAACGCCTTGTAGTGCTTGATCCTGCAAGCATAGAAACCCTTTTTATGCTTAAGGCTGAAGATCAAATCGTAGGCATTGCCACTTTACAACACTCAAATATCTATCCTAAAGATCAAACCTCAAAACTTACAAGCGTAGGCACTTTTTCAAATCCTTCACTTGAAAAAATAGTAGCATTAAAACCAAGTTTGGTGATTTTAAGCTCTTATTCTTTAAATTTAGAAGAAGGACTTAAAAATTTTGGTATCAAAAGCATCAATTTAAAAGCCGAGCATTTAGAAGATATAACAAAAAATATCACAACCTTAGGTCAAATCACGAAAAAAGAAAAAGAAGCAGAGCTTTTAAAACAAGAATTTAACCAAAAATTTAAAAAATTAAGCGATAAACCCCTAAATAAAAGTGCGATTTATCTTTATTCTAGCAACCCTTTAATGGCCTTTAATGATAATTCTTTAATAGCTGATATTTTAAGACTCATAGGGATTAAAAATTTAAGTCCGCAAAGTCAAATTTCAAGACCTGTTATATCAGCAGAATATATACTGAAACAAAATCCAGACATACTCATTCTTGGAATGAATGCCAAAAACAATCTTTTAGATACAAATGCTTTATTGAAAAATACCAAAGCAGTTAAAACAGGAAGTATTTATTTTAACAAAGATACACCTATATTATTACGCCTTAGTCCTAAGATAATAGATAGAATTCAAGAATTTAAAACAAAGCTAGAAAATAACAATTTTTAA
- the rpsT gene encoding 30S ribosomal protein S20: MANHKSAEKRARQTIKKTERNRFYRTRLKNITKAVREAAANGDKNAANEALKVANKSIHAMVSRGFIKKQTASRRVSRLALLVNKIA, translated from the coding sequence ATGGCAAACCATAAATCTGCTGAAAAAAGAGCAAGACAAACTATTAAAAAAACAGAAAGAAATAGATTCTATAGAACAAGACTTAAAAATATAACTAAAGCCGTAAGAGAAGCTGCAGCAAATGGAGATAAAAATGCTGCTAATGAAGCTTTAAAAGTAGCTAATAAAAGCATTCATGCTATGGTAAGTCGCGGTTTCATTAAAAAACAAACTGCTTCTCGCCGTGTAAGCCGCTTAGCCCTTTTAGTAAATAAAATCGCATAA
- a CDS encoding HugZ family heme oxygenase, giving the protein MNFESIIFHMNDHHKSNLVDLCKKFGGIEQVQDVFLKSVDFNGLDLVYNDKENLRVEFPKKADENTIKDTIISLCMSAKSEQNFSGVEKELNEFMLSFNSVALATLNANGEVVCSYAPFVSTQWGNYIYISEVSEHFNNIKANPNNIEIMFLEDESKAASVILRKRLRYRVDASFLERGERFDQIYDEFEKQTGGEGGIKTIRKMLDFHLVKLEFKKGRFVKGFGQAYDIENGNVAHIGASGNRHKH; this is encoded by the coding sequence ATGAATTTTGAAAGCATTATTTTTCATATGAATGATCATCATAAATCAAATTTAGTTGATCTTTGTAAAAAATTTGGTGGTATTGAGCAAGTGCAAGATGTTTTTCTAAAAAGTGTTGATTTTAATGGCTTGGATCTTGTTTACAATGATAAAGAAAATTTACGAGTGGAATTTCCTAAAAAAGCCGATGAAAACACGATTAAAGATACTATAATATCCCTTTGCATGAGTGCAAAGAGCGAGCAAAATTTTAGTGGAGTAGAAAAAGAATTAAATGAATTTATGCTAAGTTTTAATTCTGTAGCTTTGGCAACTTTAAATGCAAATGGAGAAGTTGTTTGCTCGTATGCACCTTTTGTAAGCACACAATGGGGAAATTATATTTATATAAGTGAAGTAAGCGAACATTTTAACAACATCAAAGCAAATCCAAACAATATAGAAATAATGTTTTTAGAGGATGAGAGTAAAGCCGCTTCTGTTATACTTCGTAAAAGATTGCGCTATAGAGTAGATGCAAGTTTTTTAGAGAGAGGTGAAAGATTTGATCAAATTTATGATGAGTTTGAAAAACAAACCGGAGGAGAAGGAGGCATTAAAACTATACGCAAGATGCTTGATTTTCATCTAGTAAAGCTTGAATTTAAAAAAGGACGCTTTGTAAAAGGTTTTGGTCAAGCTTATGATATAGAAAATGGAAATGTCGCACATATAGGTGCTAGTGGAAATCGACATAAGCATTAA
- a CDS encoding radical SAM/SPASM domain-containing protein, which translates to MKFKKIYIELSDICGLKCDFCPSQKGIRGVMSEEKFQNLAYEISNKAELFTFHLLGDPLLLPNLENYLKIAKDEAMKLEITTSGFYLNSKNQALLLGYENIHQINISLMSFLSQSKISLEQYFKPILELCKKHLEQKSLSFINLRLWNLDANFKAPKSNLKIYEFLAKEFEVKIDTNLSKNRLQRHILLHQNKLFKWPNLKDEPLYKKGKCHALKEQIGILSDGSLVPCCLDTKADINLGNVFENNFDKLFKSSRIKMMKKAFEEDKRIEKLCQTCEFFKARLGD; encoded by the coding sequence ATGAAATTTAAAAAAATATATATAGAATTAAGTGATATTTGTGGTTTAAAATGTGATTTTTGTCCTTCTCAAAAAGGAATTCGCGGGGTAATGAGTGAAGAAAAATTTCAAAACTTAGCTTATGAAATTTCTAATAAAGCTGAGCTTTTTACCTTTCATCTTTTGGGCGATCCTTTGCTTTTACCTAATTTGGAAAATTATCTAAAAATCGCAAAAGATGAAGCTATGAAACTTGAAATCACTACAAGTGGCTTTTATCTAAATTCTAAAAATCAAGCTTTATTGTTAGGGTATGAGAATATCCATCAAATCAATATTTCTTTAATGTCTTTTTTAAGTCAAAGCAAAATTTCTTTAGAACAGTATTTTAAGCCTATTTTAGAACTTTGCAAAAAGCATTTAGAGCAAAAAAGCCTTTCTTTTATCAATCTAAGACTTTGGAATTTAGATGCTAATTTTAAAGCACCTAAGTCAAATTTAAAAATTTATGAGTTTTTAGCTAAAGAATTTGAAGTTAAGATCGATACAAACTTAAGTAAAAATCGCTTGCAAAGACATATTTTGCTTCATCAAAATAAACTTTTTAAATGGCCAAATTTAAAAGATGAACCCCTTTATAAAAAAGGAAAATGTCATGCTTTAAAAGAGCAAATTGGGATTTTAAGTGATGGAAGTTTAGTGCCTTGCTGTTTGGATACTAAAGCAGATATTAACTTGGGAAATGTTTTTGAAAATAACTTTGATAAGCTTTTTAAATCATCGCGTATAAAGATGATGAAAAAAGCTTTTGAAGAAGATAAACGCATAGAAAAACTTTGTCAAACTTGCGAATTTTTTAAAGCAAGATTGGGTGATTAA
- the mutY gene encoding A/G-specific adenine glycosylase, translating into MQKKELEKLQENLLLWYEKNGRKTLPWRNLQSQNCDESLKHIDRAYGVYISEIMLQQTQVKSVLERFYFPFLQKFPTLESLANANEDELLKAWQGLGYYTRARNLKKAALECVDKFGAKLPKEVEDLKKLSGIGAYTAGAIACFGYDQKVSFVDGNIRRVLSRLFALENPSMKELEKRAKELLNVNHAFDHNQALLDIGALVCVSKNAKCGICPLYDFCQGKFHTELYPRAKKILYESVNLNLFLFEFNKKFAIGQNQDKLYKGMYNFPFFKEGGYKLSKDMSFVGEFKHSYTKYKLNIKVYHQILNNENKNYEFKTLKELESTALSALSLKALKLIKL; encoded by the coding sequence ATGCAAAAAAAAGAGCTTGAAAAACTACAAGAAAATTTACTTCTTTGGTATGAAAAAAATGGACGCAAAACTTTACCTTGGCGTAATTTGCAAAGTCAAAATTGTGATGAAAGTTTAAAGCATATTGATAGAGCTTATGGGGTTTATATCAGTGAAATTATGCTTCAGCAAACTCAAGTTAAATCAGTTTTGGAAAGGTTTTATTTCCCTTTTTTGCAAAAATTTCCTACTTTAGAAAGTTTGGCTAATGCTAATGAAGATGAGCTTTTAAAGGCTTGGCAAGGACTTGGTTATTACACTCGTGCTAGAAATTTAAAAAAGGCAGCTTTAGAATGTGTGGATAAGTTTGGGGCTAAATTACCCAAAGAAGTTGAGGATCTAAAAAAATTAAGCGGTATAGGAGCTTATACAGCAGGAGCTATAGCTTGTTTTGGTTATGATCAAAAGGTTTCTTTTGTTGATGGCAATATACGCCGTGTGCTTTCTCGTCTTTTTGCTTTGGAAAATCCTAGCATGAAAGAACTTGAAAAAAGAGCTAAAGAGCTTTTAAATGTAAATCATGCCTTTGATCATAACCAAGCTTTGCTTGATATAGGGGCTTTGGTTTGTGTGAGTAAAAATGCAAAGTGTGGGATTTGTCCTTTGTATGATTTTTGTCAAGGCAAATTTCATACAGAGCTTTATCCAAGAGCTAAAAAAATACTTTATGAGAGTGTAAATTTAAATCTTTTTTTGTTTGAATTTAATAAAAAATTTGCCATAGGGCAAAATCAAGATAAGCTTTATAAGGGTATGTATAATTTTCCTTTTTTTAAAGAAGGAGGGTATAAACTTTCTAAAGATATGAGTTTTGTAGGGGAGTTTAAGCACAGCTATACTAAGTATAAACTTAATATCAAGGTTTATCATCAAATTTTAAATAATGAAAATAAAAATTATGAATTTAAAACCTTAAAAGAGTTAGAAAGTACTGCACTTTCGGCACTTTCTTTAAAAGCGTTAAAATTAATTAAGCTCTGA
- the pgpA gene encoding phosphatidylglycerophosphatase A: MQKLFLTFFYSGSIKKASGTFGTIAALIPAFFILKYLGINTLFLLSILIFVASIRVIDDYEKKTGIHDDKHIVIDEVAGVFLACAIAASVENSIVNFVLAFVLFRLFDITKPSIIGKIDKKVKGGLGVMLDDILAGLFAGLLSAVIYGFLLKFNLVFWDINLKDLF, translated from the coding sequence ATGCAAAAATTATTTTTAACTTTTTTTTATTCAGGTTCTATAAAAAAGGCAAGTGGGACTTTTGGTACTATCGCTGCTTTAATACCTGCTTTTTTTATACTTAAATATCTCGGGATTAATACTTTGTTTTTACTAAGCATTTTAATTTTTGTTGCAAGTATTCGTGTTATAGATGATTATGAAAAAAAAACAGGAATTCACGATGATAAACACATAGTTATCGATGAAGTTGCTGGAGTTTTTCTTGCTTGTGCTATTGCAGCAAGTGTTGAAAACTCGATAGTCAATTTTGTTTTGGCTTTTGTTTTATTTAGACTCTTTGACATTACAAAACCTTCTATTATTGGCAAGATAGATAAAAAAGTCAAAGGCGGACTAGGTGTAATGCTTGATGATATACTAGCAGGATTGTTTGCTGGACTTTTAAGTGCGGTAATTTACGGATTTTTACTTAAATTTAATTTAGTTTTTTGGGATATAAATTTAAAAGATTTATTTTGA
- the kgtP gene encoding MFS transporter, producing the protein MQELTRTKKIRSIIAASSGNLVEWFDFYIYAFTATYFAHTFSTSDNPVIQQINAFGVFAAGFFMRPIGSWLFGSLADKVGRKKSMVISVVLMALGSFMIAALPSKDTVGDLAIILLLIARLIQGLSVGGEYGIAATYLSELATEGKRGFYSSFQYVTLIGGQLLAVASISIMFLFFSIDDMKDYTWRILFVIGGILALGSLFVRKMMNESATKLHQHEDRGTLKALCKSWKPFLMVLGVTSGGSLAFYTITTYTKTFMENTGMDKMLVNNLFLGALFILMIIQPLFGYIGDKIGHKRSLIVFCILALVGIYPIFSLIANNAQNNPSLTFMLVVLLFVILSFYTSVAGIFKAKLFPEHVRALGTGLGYAISNAVFGGSAPWVALQFKNAGIENGFFIYIAIFTIIMLIATLCLPKKSELN; encoded by the coding sequence ATGCAAGAGCTTACTCGCACGAAAAAAATTCGCTCTATTATTGCTGCAAGTAGCGGAAATTTAGTAGAGTGGTTTGATTTTTATATCTATGCTTTTACAGCAACTTATTTTGCTCATACTTTTTCAACTTCAGATAATCCTGTTATCCAGCAAATCAATGCCTTTGGGGTTTTTGCAGCAGGGTTTTTTATGCGTCCTATAGGCTCTTGGCTTTTTGGCTCTTTAGCTGATAAAGTAGGTCGTAAAAAATCTATGGTTATATCAGTGGTTTTAATGGCTTTGGGCTCTTTTATGATAGCAGCCTTACCAAGCAAAGATACAGTGGGCGATCTTGCTATTATCTTACTTTTAATAGCAAGACTCATTCAAGGTCTTAGTGTAGGCGGGGAGTATGGCATAGCAGCTACTTATCTTTCAGAACTTGCTACAGAAGGAAAACGCGGTTTTTACTCATCTTTTCAGTATGTAACACTAATAGGTGGTCAACTTTTGGCCGTTGCAAGCATTAGTATAATGTTTTTATTTTTTAGCATTGATGATATGAAAGATTATACTTGGAGAATACTTTTTGTAATAGGCGGAATTTTAGCACTAGGCTCGCTTTTTGTAAGAAAAATGATGAATGAAAGTGCTACAAAACTTCACCAGCATGAAGATCGTGGTACTTTAAAAGCATTATGCAAATCTTGGAAACCTTTTTTAATGGTGCTTGGGGTTACTTCTGGAGGTTCTTTAGCTTTTTATACTATTACAACTTATACTAAAACTTTTATGGAAAATACGGGTATGGATAAAATGCTTGTTAATAATCTTTTCTTAGGTGCTTTATTTATACTAATGATCATTCAACCTCTTTTTGGATATATAGGAGATAAAATAGGACACAAACGATCTTTAATTGTATTTTGTATTTTGGCATTGGTAGGAATTTATCCTATTTTTTCACTTATAGCCAATAACGCACAAAATAATCCTTCTTTGACATTTATGTTGGTGGTATTATTGTTTGTTATTTTAAGTTTTTATACTTCAGTTGCTGGGATTTTTAAAGCAAAACTTTTTCCTGAACATGTAAGAGCTTTAGGGACAGGTTTGGGTTATGCTATTTCAAATGCTGTTTTTGGAGGATCTGCTCCTTGGGTTGCTTTACAATTTAAAAATGCAGGTATAGAAAATGGCTTTTTTATCTATATAGCTATTTTTACAATCATCATGCTTATAGCTACTTTATGTTTGCCTAAAAAATCAGAGCTTAATTAA
- the chuC gene encoding ABC transporter ATP-binding protein: MLKIQDLSFAYHQKDLLKNIHLELKNQAFIGILGPNGSGKSTLLKLILKNLSPNKGEISLFNTNIKDFSLKEFAKICGFVPQKSELNTPLKVIDVLLMSKYANLKHAFSSYSKEDILEIKEFAKDLRLENFLERSILSLSGGEFQRMLLARALLKKPKILFLDEPTSALDLNYAIELLSLCEKRVKEKNIAVVAILHDLNLASMFCDKILFLKEGEIKYFGTSKELFTQEILKEIYDLNCEIIYKNSKPYILALKEKK, from the coding sequence ATGCTAAAAATACAAGATTTAAGCTTTGCTTATCACCAAAAAGATTTACTAAAAAACATTCATTTAGAACTTAAAAATCAGGCTTTTATAGGAATTTTAGGGCCAAATGGCTCAGGCAAAAGCACTCTTTTAAAACTTATACTTAAAAATTTAAGTCCAAATAAAGGAGAAATAAGTCTTTTTAATACAAATATCAAAGATTTTTCTCTTAAGGAATTTGCCAAAATTTGTGGCTTTGTGCCTCAAAAATCAGAATTAAACACCCCTTTAAAAGTCATCGATGTGCTTTTAATGAGTAAATATGCGAATTTAAAACACGCTTTTAGTTCTTATTCTAAAGAAGATATTTTAGAAATTAAAGAATTTGCTAAGGATTTAAGACTTGAAAATTTTCTAGAAAGAAGCATACTTTCTTTAAGTGGGGGTGAATTTCAAAGAATGCTTTTAGCAAGAGCTTTGCTTAAAAAGCCAAAAATTCTTTTTTTAGATGAACCCACTTCAGCCCTTGATTTAAACTATGCTATAGAGCTTTTAAGCCTTTGCGAAAAACGAGTTAAAGAAAAAAATATAGCCGTTGTTGCTATCTTGCATGATTTAAATTTAGCTTCTATGTTTTGCGATAAAATCCTTTTTTTAAAAGAAGGGGAAATAAAGTATTTTGGAACGAGTAAAGAGCTTTTTACTCAAGAAATTTTAAAAGAAATTTATGATTTAAACTGCGAGATTATTTATAAAAATTCTAAACCTTATATTTTAGCTTTAAAGGAGAAAAAATGA